In a single window of the Callithrix jacchus isolate 240 chromosome 1, calJac240_pri, whole genome shotgun sequence genome:
- the TUBA8 gene encoding tubulin alpha-8 chain isoform X1 — translation MRECISVHVGQAGVQIGNACWELFCLEHGIQADGTFDTQASKINDDDSFTTFFSETGNGKHVPRAVMIDLEPTVVDEVRAGTYRQLFHPEQLITGKEDAANNYARGHYTVGKESIDLVLDRIRKLTDACSGLQGFLIFHSFGGGTGSGFTSLLMERLSLDYGKKSKLEFAIYPAPQVSTAVVEPYNSILTTHTTLEHSDCAFMVDNEAIYDICRRNLDIERPTYTNLNRLISQIVSSITASLRFDGALNVDLTEFQTNLVPYPRIHFPLVTYAPIISAEKAYHEQLSVAEITSSCFEPNSQMVKCDPRHGKYMACCMLYRGDVVPKDVNVAIAAIKTKRTIQFVDWCPTGFKVGINYQPPTVVPGGDLAKVQRAVCMLSNTTAIAEAWARLDHKFDLMYAKRAFVHWYVGEGMEEGEFSEAREDLAALEKDYEEVGTDSFEEENEGEEF, via the exons ATG CGGGAATGCATATCAGTCCACGTGGGCCAAGCAGGAGTTCAGATTGGCAATGCCTGCTGGGAGCTTTTCTGCCTGGAACATGGCATCCAGGCAGATGGCACTTTTGACACTCAAGCCAGCAAGATCAACGATGATGACTCCTTCACCACCTTTTTCAGCGAGACTGGTAACGGGAAGCACGTGCCCCGCGCCGTCATGATCGATTTGGAGCCGACTGTGGTGG ATGAGGTCCGGGCAGGAACCTACCGCCAGCTCTTCCATCCAGAGCAGCTGATCACAGGAAAGGAGGATGCAGCCAATAACTATGCCCGGGGTCACTACACGGTGGGCAAGGAGAGCATCGACCTGGTGCTGGACCGCATACGGAAGCTG ACAGATGCGTGCTCTGGCTTGCAGGGCTTCCTGATTTTCCACAGTTTCGGTGGGGGCACTGGCTCCGGCTTCACTTCTCTGCTGATGGAACGCCTCTCCCTGGATTATGGCAAGAAATCCAAGCTGGAGTTTGCCATCTACCCAGCCCCCCAGGTCTCCACGGCGGTGGTGGAGCCTTACAACTCCATCCTCACCACCCACACCACACTGGAACACTCAGATTGCGCCTTCATGGTGGACAACGAAGCCATCTATGACATCTGCCGCCGGAACCTCGACATTGAGCGCCCCACCTACACCAACCTTAACCGCCTCATCAGCCAGATCGTGTCCTCCATCACTGCTTCTCTCCGCTTCGACGGGGCCCTCAACGTGGACCTCActgagttccagaccaacctggtaCCCTATCCCCGCATCCACTTCCCGCTGGTCACCTACGCGCCCATCATCTCTGCCGAGAAAGCCTATCACGAACAGCTCTCCGTGGCCGAGATCACCAGCTCCTGCTTTGAACCCAACAGCCAGATGGTGAAGTGCGACCCCAGACATGGCAAGTACATGGCCTGCTGCATGCTCTACCGGGGCGACGTCGTGCCCAAGGATGTGAACGTCGCCATTGCTGCCATCAAGACCAAGAGGACCATCCAGTTTGTAGACTGGTGTCCCACAGGCTTCAAG GTGGGCATCAACTACCAGCCCCCGACCGTGGTCCCCGGGGGAGACCTGGCCAAGGTGCAGCGGGCCGTCTGCATGCTCAGCAACACCACGGCCATCGCGGAGGCCTGGGCCCGCCTCGACCACAAGTTCGACCTCATGTACGCCAAGCGGGCCTTTGTGCATTGGTATGTCGGAGAGGGGATGGAAGAAGGAGAATTTTCTGAGGCCAGGGAAGACCTGGCTGCCCTGGAGAAGGATTATGAAGAAGTGGGGACTGACTCGTTtgaagaagagaatgaaggggaggaattttaa
- the TUBA8 gene encoding tubulin alpha-8 chain isoform X2, which yields MIDLEPTVVDEVRAGTYRQLFHPEQLITGKEDAANNYARGHYTVGKESIDLVLDRIRKLTDACSGLQGFLIFHSFGGGTGSGFTSLLMERLSLDYGKKSKLEFAIYPAPQVSTAVVEPYNSILTTHTTLEHSDCAFMVDNEAIYDICRRNLDIERPTYTNLNRLISQIVSSITASLRFDGALNVDLTEFQTNLVPYPRIHFPLVTYAPIISAEKAYHEQLSVAEITSSCFEPNSQMVKCDPRHGKYMACCMLYRGDVVPKDVNVAIAAIKTKRTIQFVDWCPTGFKVGINYQPPTVVPGGDLAKVQRAVCMLSNTTAIAEAWARLDHKFDLMYAKRAFVHWYVGEGMEEGEFSEAREDLAALEKDYEEVGTDSFEEENEGEEF from the exons ATGATCGATTTGGAGCCGACTGTGGTGG ATGAGGTCCGGGCAGGAACCTACCGCCAGCTCTTCCATCCAGAGCAGCTGATCACAGGAAAGGAGGATGCAGCCAATAACTATGCCCGGGGTCACTACACGGTGGGCAAGGAGAGCATCGACCTGGTGCTGGACCGCATACGGAAGCTG ACAGATGCGTGCTCTGGCTTGCAGGGCTTCCTGATTTTCCACAGTTTCGGTGGGGGCACTGGCTCCGGCTTCACTTCTCTGCTGATGGAACGCCTCTCCCTGGATTATGGCAAGAAATCCAAGCTGGAGTTTGCCATCTACCCAGCCCCCCAGGTCTCCACGGCGGTGGTGGAGCCTTACAACTCCATCCTCACCACCCACACCACACTGGAACACTCAGATTGCGCCTTCATGGTGGACAACGAAGCCATCTATGACATCTGCCGCCGGAACCTCGACATTGAGCGCCCCACCTACACCAACCTTAACCGCCTCATCAGCCAGATCGTGTCCTCCATCACTGCTTCTCTCCGCTTCGACGGGGCCCTCAACGTGGACCTCActgagttccagaccaacctggtaCCCTATCCCCGCATCCACTTCCCGCTGGTCACCTACGCGCCCATCATCTCTGCCGAGAAAGCCTATCACGAACAGCTCTCCGTGGCCGAGATCACCAGCTCCTGCTTTGAACCCAACAGCCAGATGGTGAAGTGCGACCCCAGACATGGCAAGTACATGGCCTGCTGCATGCTCTACCGGGGCGACGTCGTGCCCAAGGATGTGAACGTCGCCATTGCTGCCATCAAGACCAAGAGGACCATCCAGTTTGTAGACTGGTGTCCCACAGGCTTCAAG GTGGGCATCAACTACCAGCCCCCGACCGTGGTCCCCGGGGGAGACCTGGCCAAGGTGCAGCGGGCCGTCTGCATGCTCAGCAACACCACGGCCATCGCGGAGGCCTGGGCCCGCCTCGACCACAAGTTCGACCTCATGTACGCCAAGCGGGCCTTTGTGCATTGGTATGTCGGAGAGGGGATGGAAGAAGGAGAATTTTCTGAGGCCAGGGAAGACCTGGCTGCCCTGGAGAAGGATTATGAAGAAGTGGGGACTGACTCGTTtgaagaagagaatgaaggggaggaattttaa